One stretch of Roseimicrobium sp. ORNL1 DNA includes these proteins:
- a CDS encoding prolyl oligopeptidase family serine peptidase translates to MNRFVSRLRSSVLTLLAFVSANAFDFAHAQSGPPRAQTPAGVKEHRDLAYVDGGHERHKLDLFLPEKAESPLPLIIWVHGGGWQNGSKDGCPPLRQGYVEKGYAVASINYRLSSHATFPAQIEDCKAAVRWLRTHAKEYGLDPERFGVWGSSAGGHLVALLGTSGDVKEFDVGANINVSSRVQAVCDFYGPTDFVKFASTPGYESHAQATSPEAKLLGGAPLENKDKAAQANSITYVTKDDPPFLIVHGDSDRTVPLNQSEALHAALKQAGVSTHFHVIHGAGHGGPGFAGENIDAMVSTFFEQNLKGKSAEVVALQTESNAPAGTPSTPQRPGPPQPTGAPARRGIPWEAITRRDDKNGDGKVTKDEFSGPAQLFSRLDKNGDGTLTKEEHEGAMPPAAPTPAPTATPSTPPSSASSQTPPSSTSNTNTSSSAAAASIKNFKLDGERWTCEADGKPLSGILIKPAGKGPFPAILINHGLGSNAEQFGRMKAKEFVQWGMVCIATDLTHARPQPGADRSQFGASTENLRRAKACLAILGTLPEVDAKRICVYGNSMGAFLTVGLAAEVPGQIAAAAISAGGVITQTGFPSPTVDAAKNIRTPFIILHGDQDTTVPPENSARLKEVLDQQKVPNERHVFPRVSHNLHAEKADEVYRLIRAWFAKQGVLKP, encoded by the coding sequence ATGAACCGCTTCGTTTCCCGCCTGCGCTCATCTGTGCTCACCCTGCTTGCGTTTGTCTCGGCGAATGCTTTTGACTTCGCTCATGCCCAATCAGGTCCTCCACGTGCACAAACACCTGCGGGCGTGAAGGAACATCGGGACCTTGCCTACGTAGATGGTGGTCACGAGCGGCACAAGCTGGACCTCTTCCTCCCGGAGAAAGCAGAGAGCCCACTGCCGCTCATCATCTGGGTTCATGGTGGCGGATGGCAGAACGGCAGCAAAGATGGCTGCCCTCCCCTCCGCCAGGGATATGTGGAAAAGGGCTACGCCGTGGCGAGCATCAACTACCGTCTCAGCAGCCACGCCACCTTCCCTGCGCAGATCGAAGACTGCAAGGCCGCGGTACGCTGGCTGCGGACACATGCGAAGGAGTATGGCTTGGACCCGGAACGCTTTGGCGTGTGGGGCAGCTCTGCCGGCGGTCATCTCGTGGCGCTTTTGGGAACGAGTGGCGACGTGAAGGAGTTTGATGTGGGTGCCAACATAAATGTCTCCAGTCGCGTGCAGGCAGTCTGCGATTTCTACGGGCCCACGGACTTCGTGAAGTTTGCCTCGACACCCGGCTATGAATCGCACGCACAAGCCACCTCACCCGAAGCGAAGTTGCTCGGCGGAGCCCCGCTGGAGAACAAGGACAAAGCAGCGCAGGCAAATTCCATTACCTATGTCACAAAGGATGACCCGCCCTTCCTCATCGTGCACGGCGACAGCGATCGCACCGTGCCTCTCAACCAAAGCGAAGCCCTGCATGCCGCACTGAAGCAAGCTGGCGTGAGCACGCACTTCCACGTGATCCACGGCGCAGGGCATGGCGGCCCGGGATTCGCCGGGGAGAACATCGATGCCATGGTGAGCACGTTTTTTGAGCAAAACCTGAAGGGCAAGTCTGCGGAAGTAGTCGCCTTGCAGACGGAAAGCAATGCGCCAGCAGGCACCCCCAGCACGCCTCAGCGCCCCGGCCCTCCGCAACCCACGGGAGCTCCCGCACGTCGCGGCATTCCGTGGGAAGCCATCACACGGCGTGATGACAAGAATGGCGACGGCAAGGTGACCAAGGATGAGTTCAGCGGTCCAGCGCAACTCTTTTCCCGATTGGACAAAAACGGCGATGGCACGCTGACCAAAGAGGAACACGAAGGTGCCATGCCACCCGCAGCGCCGACGCCCGCACCCACAGCGACTCCGTCCACGCCGCCTTCCTCGGCATCTTCACAAACTCCTCCGTCATCTACGTCGAACACCAACACATCATCCTCAGCCGCGGCTGCCAGCATCAAGAACTTCAAGCTCGATGGCGAACGCTGGACCTGCGAAGCGGACGGCAAGCCGCTCTCGGGCATCCTCATCAAACCCGCTGGCAAAGGCCCCTTCCCCGCCATCTTGATCAATCACGGGCTCGGCTCGAATGCAGAGCAGTTCGGCCGCATGAAGGCGAAGGAGTTTGTGCAATGGGGCATGGTCTGCATTGCCACCGATCTCACGCATGCACGTCCACAGCCGGGTGCGGACCGTTCCCAGTTTGGAGCGAGCACGGAGAACCTCCGCCGGGCCAAGGCGTGCCTGGCCATCCTGGGCACTCTCCCGGAAGTGGATGCCAAACGCATCTGCGTGTACGGCAACAGCATGGGCGCGTTCCTCACCGTGGGTCTTGCCGCGGAAGTCCCAGGCCAGATAGCCGCCGCTGCGATCTCCGCCGGCGGAGTGATCACGCAGACAGGTTTCCCCTCGCCCACCGTGGACGCGGCAAAGAACATACGCACGCCCTTCATCATCCTGCACGGCGATCAGGACACCACCGTGCCACCAGAAAATTCCGCTCGTTTGAAGGAAGTGCTGGATCAGCAGAAAGTACCAAATGAGCGCCATGTCTTCCCCAGAGTCAGTCACAACCTCCACGCCGAAAAGGCGGATGAGGTCTACCGACTCATCAGGGCATGGTTCGCAAAGCAGGGCGTGCTGAAGCCCTGA
- a CDS encoding HupE/UreJ family protein, translating to MPEAERAALLAQAATFVKDTTVDFHFEPSGAFTPEFKFEFTTLNAQPLTKDEDPVMMTGNWSGPVPAGSQGYRIVAKPEGKLSVLFLNNLRGKEVSRMMVLFPKEKSFLLDLIGNSHEVPPDTGVITAAASAEGGDAEGVKGQAQAVSSSTSIFGFLRLGFLQVVPRGYEFMLFVLAMFLLGRGFKALAPQVLAFVVAHSLALWMDVMGWVHLTPTIVAWGIASGIVVLAVANVFQSQCTFWRLVLVVVFGLFPGFRLAAAFAALGGEAETASAAGSEPAVQVSALLGFHAGVELGLLAVLAVALLVTAWARSARLFRWAVAVPGSVVLALFGLWGIANRLGWMAA from the coding sequence ATGCCGGAAGCCGAGCGCGCGGCGCTCTTGGCCCAGGCGGCCACCTTTGTGAAGGACACGACCGTGGACTTCCATTTTGAGCCTTCCGGGGCTTTTACCCCCGAGTTCAAATTCGAGTTCACCACACTCAATGCCCAGCCGCTCACCAAGGACGAGGACCCAGTGATGATGACGGGCAACTGGAGCGGCCCCGTGCCCGCCGGTTCTCAGGGGTACCGCATCGTCGCCAAGCCTGAGGGCAAGCTGAGTGTGCTGTTCCTGAACAACTTGCGAGGGAAAGAGGTGTCTCGCATGATGGTACTCTTCCCCAAGGAAAAGAGCTTCCTGCTCGACCTCATTGGCAACAGCCATGAGGTGCCCCCGGACACGGGAGTGATTACGGCAGCGGCATCGGCAGAAGGAGGCGATGCCGAGGGCGTGAAAGGCCAAGCTCAAGCGGTGAGCTCCTCTACCAGCATCTTTGGGTTTCTCCGCCTGGGGTTTCTGCAGGTGGTGCCGCGGGGGTATGAGTTCATGCTGTTTGTACTCGCCATGTTCCTCCTGGGGCGCGGGTTCAAGGCGCTGGCTCCCCAAGTGCTGGCCTTTGTGGTGGCACATAGCCTGGCCCTCTGGATGGATGTCATGGGCTGGGTGCATCTGACTCCCACCATCGTGGCGTGGGGCATCGCATCAGGCATCGTGGTGCTGGCCGTGGCGAATGTGTTTCAATCCCAGTGCACGTTCTGGCGGCTGGTGCTGGTGGTGGTGTTCGGGTTGTTCCCCGGATTTCGTCTCGCTGCAGCGTTTGCCGCGCTCGGTGGTGAAGCAGAAACGGCGTCAGCGGCGGGATCCGAGCCGGCGGTGCAGGTTTCGGCGCTTCTCGGTTTTCATGCAGGCGTGGAGCTTGGGCTTCTCGCCGTGCTCGCGGTTGCTCTTCTGGTGACTGCGTGGGCGCGGAGTGCCCGGCTCTTTCGCTGGGCGGTTGCCGTGCCCGGCTCGGTGGTGCTCGCCTTGTTTGGACTTTGGGGGATTGCGAACCGGCTGGGCTGGATGGCGGCGTGA
- a CDS encoding glycerophosphodiester phosphodiesterase, producing the protein MIPSRPLFQRYARPLMVAALATAAVLPCSATEIIAHRGYSAKAPENTLASFNLAWESGTDACELDLYLTKDGQIAIIHDKDTKRTTGVAKVVAESTLEELFQLDAGSWKDPKWKGEKIPPLQACLATLPEGNKRFYLEIKCGPEVVPALARTLGPWQSRSKQLAVITFNAEAAAATKKAIPWLKVYLLAGGKDKEKKPRTDVTPFIEQAKKDGLDGLDLGSDWPWSEAFVKQIRDAGLGVLVWTVNDPAKARELAAMGVEGITTDDPVLIREALSKK; encoded by the coding sequence ATGATTCCCTCACGCCCTCTCTTCCAACGCTACGCCCGTCCTCTCATGGTCGCCGCCCTCGCCACTGCTGCCGTGCTCCCTTGCTCGGCCACGGAAATCATCGCCCACCGCGGCTACTCCGCGAAGGCCCCGGAGAATACTCTGGCCTCCTTCAATCTCGCCTGGGAATCTGGGACGGATGCCTGCGAGCTGGACCTCTACCTGACCAAGGACGGCCAGATTGCGATCATTCATGATAAGGACACGAAGCGCACCACGGGCGTGGCCAAGGTGGTGGCGGAGTCTACGTTGGAGGAGCTATTCCAACTCGATGCCGGCTCTTGGAAAGATCCGAAATGGAAGGGTGAGAAGATTCCCCCTCTGCAGGCCTGCCTGGCCACGCTGCCGGAGGGAAACAAGCGCTTCTATTTGGAAATCAAATGCGGCCCCGAAGTGGTACCCGCACTTGCCCGCACCCTCGGACCGTGGCAGTCGCGCTCCAAGCAGCTTGCCGTGATTACCTTCAACGCCGAAGCGGCCGCTGCCACGAAGAAGGCCATCCCCTGGCTGAAGGTGTACCTGCTCGCCGGAGGCAAGGACAAGGAGAAGAAGCCCCGCACGGATGTGACCCCCTTCATCGAACAGGCAAAGAAAGATGGCCTGGACGGGCTCGATCTTGGCTCAGACTGGCCGTGGTCGGAAGCCTTCGTGAAGCAGATCCGCGATGCAGGTCTCGGTGTTCTCGTGTGGACCGTGAATGACCCGGCGAAGGCCAGGGAACTCGCGGCGATGGGCGTGGAGGGCATCACCACGGATGACCCGGTGCTCATCCGCGAAGCGCTTTCGAAGAAGTGA
- a CDS encoding D-aminoacylase, producing the protein MRPCSRNTASLLLAGLAFHLSCLVAPAADYDLLIQNARIADGTGGKIYTGSVAVKEGRIAAVGDLKGAADLTIDAQGRVLAPGFIDVHTHSEKIAKTPEAENFLRMGVTTIITGNCGMSRTDIGAFFKEVEESKPTLHVAALIGHGDVREKAMGGSFLRAPTPEQLDAMRAMVAKAMDDGAVGLSTGLIYVPGTFAKTEEIIELAKVAAQHGGIYASHMRAETVKIFGALEEFIRVAREANIRAEVSHLKLSSPTAWGKSAEVFALLEKARAEGLQITHDQYVYTASSTGLGQLIPDEAREGTRQDFIKRCEDPEQKAKILKGMQESRERLGRTDYSYAVIARYAADPSLNGKTIPEAAKIARGSDSLEDQIELILEIERKGGGTAVYHSIDEGDLAAFLKHPLTMFASDGNPRKLGEDMPHPRSYGNNARVLHRYVHELKLVTLEEAIRKMTSLPAQTFRLEDRGIIRPGAWADLVIFDPEKVKDIATFEDPHHYAEGFTDVLVDGVPVIRDGKLTEARPGGPLRMSK; encoded by the coding sequence ATGAGGCCCTGTTCCCGAAACACTGCATCGCTCCTATTGGCTGGTCTGGCATTTCACCTGTCGTGCCTTGTAGCCCCGGCTGCGGACTATGACCTGCTGATCCAGAACGCCCGCATCGCAGATGGCACCGGCGGAAAAATTTATACCGGCAGCGTGGCGGTGAAGGAGGGGCGCATCGCTGCCGTCGGTGACTTGAAAGGCGCTGCGGATCTCACCATTGATGCCCAGGGCCGTGTGCTCGCGCCGGGCTTCATCGATGTGCACACCCACTCGGAGAAAATCGCGAAGACTCCGGAAGCAGAGAATTTCCTGCGAATGGGCGTGACGACGATCATCACCGGAAACTGCGGCATGTCCCGCACAGACATCGGCGCCTTCTTCAAGGAAGTGGAGGAATCCAAGCCGACTCTGCATGTGGCTGCGCTCATCGGTCATGGCGATGTCCGCGAAAAAGCCATGGGCGGCAGCTTCCTGCGCGCCCCTACACCGGAACAACTGGACGCCATGCGCGCGATGGTCGCCAAGGCCATGGACGACGGCGCCGTGGGCCTGAGCACGGGACTCATCTATGTGCCCGGGACGTTTGCGAAGACGGAGGAAATCATCGAGCTGGCCAAGGTGGCGGCGCAACATGGCGGCATCTATGCCAGCCACATGCGTGCAGAGACGGTGAAGATCTTCGGTGCGCTGGAGGAGTTCATCCGCGTGGCCCGTGAAGCAAATATCCGCGCCGAGGTCTCGCATCTCAAGCTGAGCTCACCCACCGCTTGGGGGAAGTCCGCGGAAGTCTTCGCCCTGCTGGAGAAGGCACGCGCGGAGGGCCTGCAAATCACGCATGACCAGTATGTGTACACTGCCTCCAGCACCGGGCTGGGCCAGCTCATTCCTGATGAAGCACGCGAGGGCACACGGCAGGACTTCATCAAGCGCTGCGAAGATCCGGAGCAGAAGGCCAAAATCCTCAAGGGCATGCAGGAGTCACGCGAGCGCCTCGGCCGCACGGACTACAGTTATGCAGTCATCGCACGCTATGCCGCGGACCCTTCGCTGAATGGCAAGACCATCCCCGAGGCCGCGAAGATCGCGCGTGGTTCGGATTCACTGGAGGACCAAATCGAACTCATCCTCGAGATCGAACGCAAAGGTGGCGGCACTGCGGTGTATCACAGCATCGATGAAGGCGACCTCGCGGCCTTCCTCAAGCATCCCCTGACCATGTTCGCCAGCGATGGCAATCCACGCAAGCTGGGCGAGGACATGCCGCATCCGCGCAGCTATGGGAACAACGCCCGCGTGCTGCATCGCTACGTCCATGAGTTGAAACTGGTCACATTGGAGGAAGCCATCCGCAAGATGACCTCCCTGCCCGCACAGACCTTCCGTCTGGAGGATCGTGGCATCATCCGTCCCGGCGCCTGGGCCGATCTGGTCATTTTCGATCCAGAGAAGGTAAAGGACATCGCCACCTTCGAAGATCCTCACCACTACGCGGAAGGGTTCACGGATGTGCTCGTCGATGGCGTGCCGGTGATTCGCGATGGGAAACTCACCGAGGCGCGTCCCGGTGGGCCGCTTCGCATGAGCAAGTGA